The Streptomyces sp. JB150 genomic interval CCTCACCGCCCAGCAGCACCGCCGGGAGGGTGGAGGTGGCCATGACCCGGTCCATGTCGCCGGGGTTCTCGGTGACCGGGACCTTCAGCCAGGTGTAGGCCGAACTGCCGCCCAGGCCCGAGGCGATGGCGATGGAGCGGGTCACGGCCTCGGCGGACAGATCGTTGCGCAGCCGTCCGTCCGGGTCGCGACGGCTGATGAACGGCTCGACGAACACCGGAAGCCGGCGGGCCGCCATCTCGTCGATGGCGCGGGCGGCGGACTCCAGGGTGGTGAGGGAGCCCGGGTCGTCGTAGTCGATGCGCAGCAGCAGTTTCCCGGCGTCGAAGCCGAGCCGCTGGATGTCCTCGGGGCGGTGGCCGGTGAAGCGGTCGTCGAGTTCGAAGCGGGCGCCCTGGAGGCCGCCGCGGTTCATCGAGCCCATGACGACCTTGCCGTCGAGCGCGCCGAGCAGGAGCAGGTCGTCGAGGATGTCGGCGGTAGCGAGGACGCCGTCCACGCCGGGGCGGCCGAGCGCCAGGCACAGGCGGCCCAGCAGGTCGGCGCGGTTGGCCATGGCGAGCTTGCGGTCGCCCACGCCGAGCGCGCCGCGCGCCGGATGGTCGGCGGCCACGATCATCAGGCGGCCGGTGTCCTTGAGCAGGGGCCGGCGGGTGCGGCGGGCGGCGGCCTCGGCGACTGCCTCGGGGTGGTGGGTGCGGAGGCGGACCAGCTCGGGGACGTCGATGGCGGGGATGCCGGCGGTGGGGGTGCCTTCGCCGGCGGTGGGGATGCCCTTCGCGACGGCGGGGGCTTCGGTCGCCGCGGTCGCCCCGGATGCCTCAAGCGCCCCGGACGCTGCGGACGCCGCGAAGGCGCCCTCCTCGTGGCGAGCGCCCGTCACCCGGCCCGCCCTCACAGCACCGCCCCCGCGCTCAGCGCCGCCTCGATCTCGTCCGGTACCGGCATCGCGGAGGAGCACTCCAGGCGGGAGGCGACGATCGCGCCGGCGGCGTTGGCGTACCGCATGATCCGCTCCAGGTCCCAGCCCGCGAGCAGGCCGTGGCAGAGGGCGCCGCCGAAGGCGTCACCGGCGCCGAGGCCGTTGAGGACCTTCACCGGCAGCGGCGGGATCTCGGCGACATCACCCTGCCGGTCGACGGCGAGGACACCCTTGGGCCCCTGCTTGACGACGGCCAGCTCGACCCCGGCGTCCAGCAGGGCACGGGCGGCGGCACGCGGCTCGCGCACGCCGGTGGCGACCCGCACCTCGTCGAGGTTGCCGACGGCGACGGTGGTGTGTTTCAGCGC includes:
- a CDS encoding deoxyribose-phosphate aldolase yields the protein MPAIDVPELVRLRTHHPEAVAEAAARRTRRPLLKDTGRLMIVAADHPARGALGVGDRKLAMANRADLLGRLCLALGRPGVDGVLATADILDDLLLLGALDGKVVMGSMNRGGLQGARFELDDRFTGHRPEDIQRLGFDAGKLLLRIDYDDPGSLTTLESAARAIDEMAARRLPVFVEPFISRRDPDGRLRNDLSAEAVTRSIAIASGLGGSSAYTWLKVPVTENPGDMDRVMATSTLPAVLLGGEVGDDQDGAYEKWHAALQLPTVRGLVVGRSLLYPADGDVAAAVDTAVGLL